From the genome of Haloterrigena sp. KLK7, one region includes:
- a CDS encoding ABC transporter substrate-binding protein has translation MSESNFNRRQVLTGTGVGMAAAVAGCLGGGGGDGDVHFITDYYNSQWEQLWGELESEFEDETDIPMNIEEGGMSGTQEGRLAQLIQSGNPPDANTSTFDQVADIWETGQLETVNDVVSSIEEVNGEINTNAFLGEGDELYQIPHGLYVSNFQYRADIYEQLGLEEPETFQDVLDNAQAIDEADDVDARGYGLAGMPTGKSQDEFLVLLASAGVSGIGLRWTDPDAREELEVHFPEEEVTTVLQYMKELSQYSPDPTSIGWAESLSQWIQGQYAQCYHLNAWPVGVTALTAEAQDSDALRGLAEATQIRAYPTWGEIDEDENWLSAPAPDGYHVFSNGDRPEDVKQWFEWLYADSMERTVRFYEADPGRFLPTYSDVIESDAFQSQGIFEAHPHLLEKLQYCQDEIWGNHYGSVDEANISSPESLYMQRQWFYGEMVNNVVTDSMSVQEAYEWGLGQLEQAFQEAQETFG, from the coding sequence ATGTCGGAAAGCAACTTCAATAGACGTCAGGTACTGACGGGAACCGGTGTCGGAATGGCGGCTGCCGTGGCGGGCTGTCTGGGTGGCGGTGGCGGCGACGGTGACGTTCACTTCATCACGGACTACTACAACAGTCAGTGGGAACAGCTCTGGGGAGAGCTCGAGTCGGAGTTCGAGGACGAGACTGACATCCCGATGAACATCGAGGAAGGGGGGATGTCCGGCACTCAGGAGGGTCGACTCGCCCAGTTAATCCAGTCGGGTAATCCGCCGGACGCCAACACATCGACGTTCGACCAGGTAGCCGACATCTGGGAAACCGGTCAGCTCGAGACCGTCAACGACGTCGTCTCGTCGATCGAGGAGGTCAACGGGGAGATCAACACGAACGCGTTCCTCGGTGAGGGCGACGAACTCTACCAGATTCCCCACGGCCTGTACGTCTCGAACTTCCAGTATCGGGCGGACATCTACGAACAGCTCGGGCTGGAGGAACCGGAGACCTTCCAGGACGTCCTCGACAACGCCCAAGCCATCGACGAGGCGGACGACGTGGACGCCCGCGGGTACGGACTGGCCGGGATGCCGACCGGCAAGAGCCAGGACGAGTTCCTGGTACTCCTGGCGAGCGCGGGCGTCTCCGGCATCGGCCTCCGCTGGACGGACCCTGACGCGCGCGAGGAACTCGAAGTACACTTCCCCGAGGAAGAGGTGACGACGGTGTTGCAGTATATGAAGGAGCTCTCCCAGTACTCGCCCGACCCGACCAGCATCGGCTGGGCGGAGTCGCTCAGCCAGTGGATTCAGGGCCAGTACGCGCAGTGCTATCACCTCAACGCCTGGCCGGTCGGCGTCACTGCGCTCACGGCCGAGGCCCAGGACAGCGACGCCCTCCGCGGGCTGGCCGAGGCCACCCAGATCCGAGCGTACCCGACCTGGGGAGAGATCGACGAGGACGAGAACTGGCTGTCCGCACCGGCGCCGGACGGCTACCACGTCTTCTCGAACGGCGACAGACCGGAGGACGTCAAGCAGTGGTTCGAGTGGCTCTACGCCGACAGCATGGAGCGGACCGTGCGGTTCTACGAGGCGGATCCGGGCCGGTTCCTGCCGACCTACTCCGACGTGATCGAGTCCGACGCGTTCCAGAGCCAGGGCATCTTCGAGGCCCACCCCCATCTGCTCGAGAAGCTCCAGTACTGTCAGGACGAGATCTGGGGCAACCACTACGGCAGCGTCGACGAGGCCAACATCTCCTCGCCCGAGTCGCTGTACATGCAACGCCAGTGGTTCTACGGCGAGATGGTCAACAACGTCGTCACCGACTCGATGAGCGTCCAGGAGGCCTACGAGTGGGGTCTCGGGCAACTCGAGCAGGCGTTCCAGGAGGCCCAGGAGACGTTCGGCTGA
- a CDS encoding sugar ABC transporter permease, with protein MASETGESIRPRGPYIPWDDLPVERETVAGVATVLPVIVLYVLIAVFPIAFAFWASLHDIHTLNPEWEWVGLENYREVMNIATFWGSLWRGIVYMVGSTLIQLVVGLWMALVLNRITRGQKLLTAVVFTAYLIPTIIVSLVALRVFDPPGGVFQMMGAEWFDLWASQTAPLGSRDWAMRLLILIGSWKFAVFVTIFTLAQLRAIPDRFYEAAKICGANRWQMFRDITLPRLMGIVLVVVLLRSIFMFNKFDIIWQLTQGGPGNATTTLPVLAYKTVYTGQEYGLANAIAVVMFLFLLASAIVYFKLFNPSEEVETTT; from the coding sequence ATGGCCAGTGAAACCGGAGAATCGATACGACCCCGCGGGCCGTATATCCCGTGGGACGATTTACCCGTCGAGCGGGAGACCGTTGCCGGAGTCGCTACCGTTCTCCCCGTCATCGTACTGTACGTTCTCATCGCGGTGTTTCCGATCGCGTTCGCGTTCTGGGCATCGTTACACGACATCCACACGCTCAACCCCGAGTGGGAGTGGGTCGGCCTCGAGAACTACCGCGAGGTCATGAACATCGCCACGTTCTGGGGCTCGCTGTGGCGGGGGATCGTCTACATGGTCGGCAGCACGCTCATCCAGCTCGTCGTCGGGCTCTGGATGGCGCTGGTGCTCAACCGCATCACCCGCGGTCAGAAGCTCCTCACCGCGGTGGTCTTCACGGCCTACCTGATCCCGACGATCATCGTCTCGCTGGTGGCGCTGCGAGTGTTCGATCCGCCCGGCGGCGTGTTCCAGATGATGGGCGCCGAGTGGTTCGACCTGTGGGCCAGCCAGACGGCCCCACTGGGCTCGCGCGACTGGGCCATGCGGCTGCTGATCCTCATCGGGAGCTGGAAGTTCGCCGTCTTCGTCACCATCTTCACGCTCGCGCAGCTGCGTGCGATTCCCGACCGGTTCTACGAGGCGGCGAAGATCTGCGGCGCGAACCGGTGGCAGATGTTCCGCGACATCACCCTGCCCCGCCTCATGGGGATCGTCCTGGTCGTCGTCCTGCTCCGGTCGATCTTCATGTTCAACAAGTTCGACATCATCTGGCAGCTCACGCAGGGCGGCCCCGGTAACGCCACGACCACGCTCCCCGTGTTGGCCTACAAGACCGTCTACACGGGTCAGGAGTACGGACTCGCGAACGCGATCGCCGTCGTCATGTTCCTGTTCCTGCTGGCGTCGGCGATCGTCTACTTCAAGCTCTTCAATCCCAGCGAGGAGGTGGAGACGACGACATGA
- a CDS encoding acetyl-CoA acetyltransferase: MAEPIVAGVAESDLGATPDRNWLDNAGIATVRALEDAELTLADVDGVAVAGGDDYMPALVLAEYLDLEEPSLLEGTEIGGSSFENFCGHVGDAMARGRADVVVIAYGSTRKTGPGRDRSLEVTHPTDGFVRPTGLFRPPGAYAMAARRHMHEYGTTEEQLAEIAVSTREWASMNPKAAQRDPITVADVLESRRIAEPFNLLDCCLVSDGGGAVVLVSEEKARELGVPEIAVAGVASTSTHRQDISEMPDMTTTGAAVTGPKAFDEAGISHDDVDIAQLYDSFTYTALVTLEDLGFCEKGEGGEFVTGGTTAPGGELPMNTQGGGLSYCHPGHFGVFVLIEATRQLRGDYTGDRQVGGAEVAVAHGTGGVLSSSSTVVLRREDA, from the coding sequence GTGGCTGAGCCGATCGTCGCCGGCGTCGCCGAGAGCGACCTCGGAGCGACGCCCGATCGCAACTGGCTCGACAACGCCGGGATCGCGACCGTCCGCGCCCTCGAGGACGCCGAGTTGACCCTCGCGGACGTCGACGGCGTCGCGGTCGCCGGCGGGGACGACTACATGCCCGCGCTGGTACTCGCGGAGTATCTCGACCTCGAGGAGCCGTCGCTGCTCGAGGGGACCGAGATCGGCGGCTCGTCGTTCGAGAACTTCTGCGGCCACGTCGGCGACGCGATGGCCCGCGGCCGGGCCGACGTCGTCGTGATCGCCTACGGCTCGACGCGCAAGACCGGCCCGGGACGGGACCGGTCGCTCGAGGTGACCCATCCCACGGACGGCTTCGTGCGGCCGACCGGGCTCTTCCGCCCGCCCGGCGCCTACGCGATGGCCGCGCGTCGGCACATGCACGAGTACGGGACGACCGAGGAACAACTCGCCGAGATCGCCGTCTCGACCCGCGAGTGGGCGTCGATGAACCCCAAAGCCGCACAGCGTGATCCGATCACGGTCGCGGACGTCCTCGAGTCCCGGCGGATCGCGGAGCCGTTTAATCTGCTGGACTGCTGTCTGGTCTCGGACGGCGGCGGCGCGGTCGTGCTGGTTTCGGAGGAGAAGGCAAGGGAGCTAGGTGTGCCGGAGATCGCAGTCGCGGGGGTCGCCTCGACGAGCACCCACCGACAGGACATCAGCGAGATGCCCGACATGACCACGACCGGGGCGGCAGTGACCGGCCCGAAGGCGTTCGACGAGGCCGGAATCTCCCACGACGACGTCGACATCGCTCAGCTCTACGACTCCTTCACCTACACCGCGCTGGTGACGCTCGAGGATCTGGGCTTCTGCGAGAAAGGTGAGGGCGGTGAGTTCGTTACAGGCGGGACGACCGCACCCGGCGGCGAACTGCCGATGAACACGCAGGGCGGCGGCCTCTCGTACTGCCACCCCGGCCACTTCGGCGTGTTCGTGTTGATCGAGGCGACGCGGCAGTTGCGCGGCGATTACACCGGTGATCGACAGGTGGGCGGGGCCGAAGTCGCGGTGGCGCACGGAACCGGCGGCGTGCTGTCCTCGAGTAGCACCGTCGTCTTACGGAGGGAGGACGCATGA
- a CDS encoding class I adenylate-forming enzyme family protein, whose product MDRELVPAESLLSPPYDGNVATLLERTLSESPDETAIEHDGETVTYRELEALIDRYAAGFRAAGLETGDRACVYVPNGIDFCAVIWACCRAGIVASPLNPAYRRREIEYQVDHADAAAIVVAGDPADHVVDAVADLEAEILTTAPAGDVDGECDSLADLGDEPVGVVAGDDSGATTGDGGAATTADGRSVEIVDRSDDDVLLQPYTSGTTGEPKGVLLTHRNFRVQIATSVSGYSASPVQGDALIILPMYHITGLLQMMAALCAGRTLHLVRPDQWDPERVLELLDEYDVPSFVGVATMFNDLLEAYDPEAYDLESLQKAGQGGDKLPEPVQREFEETFDAPLSEGYGLTETTATTHTLRRSTLGIRAGSIGQPLGHTRSKIVDGNGEAVDVGEEGEILVDGPQVMNGYYKNPEANEEVFTDDGFFRTGDIGSRDEDNYYYVKGREKEMILTGGYNVYPREIEKTLYDHPGVLEAAVFGVPDDRRGETVAAAVVTGDGADLDEDEIEAYVLGELAPYKHPRYVEIREELPKTGSGKVRKTVLREEFREAYASG is encoded by the coding sequence ATGGACCGCGAGCTCGTCCCGGCGGAGTCGCTGCTGTCGCCGCCGTACGACGGCAACGTCGCCACTCTCCTCGAGCGGACGCTCTCCGAGTCCCCCGACGAGACGGCGATCGAACACGACGGCGAGACCGTGACGTACCGCGAACTGGAGGCGCTGATCGACCGCTACGCGGCCGGGTTTCGCGCCGCCGGCCTCGAGACCGGCGACCGGGCCTGCGTCTACGTGCCCAACGGCATCGACTTCTGTGCGGTGATCTGGGCCTGCTGTCGGGCCGGGATCGTCGCCAGCCCGCTGAACCCGGCCTATCGGCGCCGCGAGATCGAGTATCAGGTCGACCACGCCGACGCGGCGGCGATCGTCGTCGCCGGCGACCCCGCCGACCACGTCGTCGACGCCGTCGCGGACCTCGAGGCCGAGATCCTCACGACTGCGCCGGCCGGCGACGTCGACGGCGAGTGCGACTCGCTCGCTGACCTCGGCGACGAACCCGTGGGCGTCGTCGCCGGGGACGACAGTGGGGCGACGACCGGCGACGGCGGTGCCGCGACGACCGCCGACGGTCGTTCGGTCGAGATCGTCGATCGGTCGGACGACGACGTCCTGCTCCAGCCGTACACCTCGGGGACGACCGGCGAACCGAAGGGCGTCCTGCTGACCCATCGGAACTTCCGCGTCCAGATCGCCACCAGCGTCTCGGGGTACAGCGCCAGCCCCGTTCAGGGCGACGCGCTGATCATCCTCCCGATGTACCACATCACGGGGCTGCTCCAGATGATGGCCGCGCTGTGTGCCGGCCGGACGCTCCACCTCGTGCGGCCCGATCAGTGGGACCCCGAGCGCGTCCTCGAGTTGCTCGACGAATACGACGTCCCGTCGTTCGTCGGGGTCGCGACGATGTTCAACGACCTGCTCGAGGCGTACGATCCCGAGGCGTACGACCTCGAATCGCTCCAGAAAGCGGGACAGGGCGGTGATAAACTCCCCGAGCCCGTGCAACGGGAGTTCGAGGAGACGTTCGACGCGCCGCTCTCGGAGGGGTACGGCCTCACGGAGACGACCGCGACGACGCACACGCTCCGCCGGTCGACGCTCGGGATCCGCGCCGGCAGCATCGGGCAACCGCTCGGCCACACGCGCTCGAAGATCGTCGACGGGAACGGCGAGGCGGTCGACGTCGGCGAAGAGGGCGAGATCCTCGTCGACGGCCCGCAGGTGATGAACGGATACTATAAGAACCCCGAGGCGAACGAGGAGGTCTTTACGGACGACGGCTTCTTCCGGACCGGCGACATCGGCTCCCGCGACGAGGACAACTACTACTACGTCAAGGGCCGCGAGAAGGAGATGATCCTGACGGGGGGATACAACGTCTATCCCCGAGAGATCGAGAAAACGCTGTACGATCACCCGGGCGTGCTCGAGGCGGCGGTCTTCGGCGTTCCCGACGACCGACGGGGCGAGACGGTCGCGGCCGCCGTCGTCACGGGCGACGGCGCGGACCTCGACGAGGACGAGATCGAGGCGTACGTCCTCGGGGAACTCGCGCCGTACAAACACCCGCGGTACGTCGAGATCCGCGAGGAACTCCCCAAGACGGGCAGCGGCAAGGTGCGGAAGACCGTCCTCCGCGAGGAGTTCCGGGAGGCATACGCGAGCGGATGA
- a CDS encoding RDD family protein: MIDWKLDGFLPTERQPAPVLESADDRDVLLARGAAAAIDLFVCYVLIEFPLIYVLGFAFSEPYEELGGYAVVLSLLALLPIYATYSFILEWRYGRTPGKVNRDLLVVMADGRPCTYRASAVRNLLLYVDLLGVPPLVIGAVSALLTDGRRLGDHAAETVVVRSTAPTDRDAAVSADADTSAAARASENGEN, from the coding sequence GTGATCGACTGGAAGTTAGACGGGTTCCTGCCCACGGAGCGGCAACCGGCACCGGTACTGGAGTCCGCGGACGACCGCGACGTGTTGCTCGCCCGCGGCGCCGCGGCGGCGATCGACCTGTTCGTCTGCTACGTCCTGATCGAGTTCCCGCTGATCTACGTGCTGGGGTTCGCGTTCAGCGAGCCCTACGAGGAACTGGGCGGCTACGCCGTCGTCCTCTCGCTGCTCGCGCTGTTGCCGATTTACGCCACCTACTCCTTTATCCTCGAGTGGCGTTACGGCCGGACGCCGGGGAAGGTCAACCGCGACCTGCTGGTCGTCATGGCGGACGGTCGGCCGTGTACGTACCGCGCCAGCGCCGTGCGGAACCTCCTCCTGTACGTCGATCTCCTCGGCGTACCGCCGCTCGTGATCGGCGCCGTATCGGCCCTCCTGACCGACGGACGTCGCCTCGGCGACCACGCGGCCGAGACGGTCGTCGTTCGCTCGACGGCGCCGACGGATCGCGACGCGGCGGTCTCGGCCGACGCGGACACGAGCGCGGCCGCTCGAGCGAGCGAGAACGGAGAGAACTGA
- a CDS encoding OB-fold domain-containing protein: MTGNADESASSATVEDRREEWAGPVPVPSGANTEFWAATLEGDLLYQHCEECGTAQLYPRAVCTGCDAVDPPFEPSEGRGTVYTYTVCHVPGEPGFGDRTPYVVAAVDLAEGPRLLALVDCAPDAIEIGDSLEVRFWQVSDEAALPVFVPA, from the coding sequence ATGACTGGGAACGCGGACGAGTCGGCCTCGAGCGCGACGGTGGAAGATCGCCGCGAGGAGTGGGCGGGGCCGGTTCCGGTCCCTTCCGGGGCGAATACGGAGTTCTGGGCGGCAACGCTCGAGGGCGACCTGCTGTATCAGCACTGCGAGGAGTGCGGGACCGCGCAGTTGTATCCGCGGGCCGTTTGCACCGGCTGTGACGCCGTGGATCCGCCGTTCGAGCCGAGCGAGGGGCGTGGGACAGTGTATACGTATACGGTGTGTCACGTGCCGGGTGAGCCCGGATTCGGGGACCGAACGCCGTACGTCGTCGCCGCGGTCGATCTGGCGGAGGGGCCGCGACTGCTCGCGCTCGTCGACTGTGCGCCGGATGCGATCGAGATCGGGGACTCGCTCGAGGTCCGGTTCTGGCAGGTCTCGGACGAGGCCGCGCTACCCGTGTTCGTCCCGGCGTAA
- a CDS encoding MaoC family dehydratase N-terminal domain-containing protein, with the protein MDELEAMVGDSTVTAEEFRIERGKVEEFARAITETDPLFRDADVARERGYEDVPAPLTYARVSRFPRYRPEDLEGYGFDLGFRPEYVLHGEQRYEYERPLTVGDVLTGETTLVDVYQRDGGRAGTMTFAVYETEYRDESGDLALTDRATAIETSGAVDNDADDGDTEDESDAATDDSTTAAANGGQVPAAESVDTVRSIADLEVGDAGPTVVVEDVERKHFVKYAGASGDFNPIHYDEPYARAAGNESVFGQGMFTAGVASRVVTDWFPLEAVDSFGVRFQSQVFPDDTIVATGEVVDRQADEGAVEVDLEATNQHGETLLTGSATATLDDD; encoded by the coding sequence ATGGACGAACTCGAGGCGATGGTCGGCGACTCGACGGTCACCGCCGAGGAGTTCCGGATCGAACGCGGGAAAGTCGAGGAGTTCGCGCGGGCGATCACGGAGACGGATCCGCTGTTCCGCGACGCGGACGTCGCGCGCGAACGCGGGTACGAGGACGTCCCCGCGCCGCTGACGTACGCCCGCGTCAGTCGGTTCCCGCGGTACCGCCCCGAGGACCTCGAGGGGTACGGCTTCGATCTGGGCTTCCGGCCCGAGTACGTCCTCCACGGCGAGCAGCGCTACGAGTACGAGCGCCCGCTGACGGTCGGCGACGTCCTGACGGGAGAGACAACGCTGGTCGACGTCTACCAGCGCGACGGCGGCCGCGCCGGGACGATGACCTTCGCCGTCTACGAGACCGAGTACCGCGACGAGAGCGGCGACCTCGCGCTCACCGACCGCGCGACCGCCATCGAGACCTCCGGCGCGGTCGACAACGACGCGGACGACGGCGACACGGAAGACGAGAGCGACGCTGCGACCGACGATTCGACAACGGCGGCCGCCAACGGCGGACAGGTCCCCGCCGCCGAGTCGGTCGATACCGTCCGATCGATCGCCGACCTCGAGGTCGGCGACGCGGGTCCGACGGTCGTCGTCGAGGACGTAGAGCGCAAGCACTTCGTGAAGTACGCCGGCGCGAGCGGCGACTTCAACCCGATCCACTACGACGAGCCATACGCCCGCGCGGCGGGCAACGAGAGCGTCTTCGGACAGGGGATGTTCACCGCCGGCGTCGCCTCCCGGGTCGTCACCGACTGGTTCCCGCTCGAGGCGGTCGACTCCTTCGGCGTCCGCTTCCAGTCGCAGGTCTTCCCCGACGACACCATCGTCGCGACCGGCGAGGTCGTCGACCGACAGGCCGACGAGGGCGCCGTCGAGGTCGACCTCGAGGCGACCAACCAGCACGGCGAGACGCTGCTGACGGGGTCGGCGACGGCGACGTTGGACGACGACTGA
- a CDS encoding ABC transporter ATP-binding protein: protein MPDIEIRNLTKVYEESGNRIVAVDDVDLTIEDGEFVTLVGPSGCGKTTTLRCVAGLNKPTSGTIKFGDRDVTNKPVQERNIALLFQDIALYPHMSVAENMAYGLKIAGFSREERIARVEEAAELLQITDQLKKMPADLSGGQQQRVALGRSLVRDPEIFLFDEPMSDLDAKLKAELRPVVEKVTDEIGCPTLYVTHDQEEAMTMSDRVAVINDGELAQVAPPKEVYDEPASQFVSQFIGQPSTQFFDGNVRAVNGTAELAVGGYEYDLARDGLEGWAGEDVHVGLRPQHITVSEDPAMGIPATHLLDEPLGDATHSFFETEFGEIVVVTDPDFEGEGKEYGLVFEDEYIQLFDADSGVRIA from the coding sequence ATGCCAGACATCGAGATCCGGAATCTGACGAAAGTGTACGAGGAATCGGGCAACAGAATCGTCGCGGTCGACGACGTCGACCTCACCATCGAGGACGGCGAGTTCGTGACGCTGGTGGGGCCGTCAGGCTGTGGCAAGACCACGACGCTGCGCTGTGTCGCGGGGCTGAACAAGCCGACCAGCGGGACGATCAAGTTCGGCGACCGCGACGTGACGAACAAGCCGGTCCAGGAACGCAACATCGCGTTGCTCTTCCAGGACATCGCGCTGTACCCGCACATGAGCGTCGCAGAGAACATGGCCTACGGCCTCAAGATCGCCGGCTTCTCGCGGGAAGAGCGCATAGCCCGCGTCGAGGAGGCCGCGGAGCTGCTCCAGATCACGGACCAACTGAAGAAGATGCCCGCGGACCTCTCCGGCGGACAGCAACAGCGCGTCGCGCTGGGTCGATCGCTCGTGCGCGACCCGGAGATCTTCCTGTTCGACGAGCCGATGTCGGATCTGGACGCCAAGCTCAAGGCCGAGCTGCGGCCGGTCGTCGAGAAGGTGACCGACGAGATCGGCTGTCCGACGCTGTACGTCACCCACGACCAGGAGGAGGCGATGACCATGTCCGATCGCGTCGCGGTCATCAACGACGGTGAACTCGCGCAGGTCGCCCCGCCGAAGGAGGTGTACGACGAACCGGCCTCGCAGTTCGTCAGTCAGTTCATCGGCCAGCCGTCGACCCAGTTCTTCGACGGGAACGTCAGGGCCGTCAACGGGACCGCCGAACTCGCGGTCGGCGGCTACGAGTACGACCTCGCCCGCGACGGGCTCGAGGGATGGGCCGGCGAGGACGTCCACGTGGGCCTTCGCCCGCAGCACATCACGGTCAGCGAGGATCCCGCGATGGGCATCCCGGCGACGCACCTGCTGGACGAGCCGCTGGGCGATGCGACTCACAGCTTCTTCGAGACGGAGTTCGGCGAGATCGTCGTCGTCACCGATCCCGACTTCGAGGGCGAGGGCAAGGAGTACGGACTCGTCTTCGAGGACGAATACATCCAGTTGTTCGACGCCGACTCGGGCGTCCGAATCGCCTGA
- a CDS encoding molybdopterin-dependent oxidoreductase, translating to MSRTWGSIARVRTWLPVVAVALAAGLAAVGGSYLSVGRRPAFVATPVDRVVIAASPEALVTVAITQLGTLGHQVAFLTAIALTCLLFGLSALPGVLLLRGREPVPDALARRSTRAVGGVIAGTVLPGALAFGLTRSPVSSAGTAAGAGLVLLVTAGTGLLGAGADGPLGSLGRRRVLGAVGSAIGLSAVGLFVRGTGEESFPPALEIPEDARPEVRELLTRAKEQSLAVEGLEPLVSTDFYEVDIANVNPDVDRGAWSLSITGAVEEEAEYDVSDIEAMETEDRFVTLRCVGDQLNGRQMDTALWGGVPVERLLEEANPRGDRVVLHGADGYYNEFPIDALWPGLLAYRMNGRPLPRAHGAPVRALVPGHWGEINVKWLTEIEVRDEDTMGYWEHRGWHGTGPVETVAKLWQVNRLGGGRVEVAGHAYAGTRGIEAVEVSTDGGDTWDDAELSDPLPGEDVWRQWRHEYGASGTHEVIVRARDGDGNRQIPEKDGPKPDGATGWVSETVGPQ from the coding sequence ATGTCACGCACTTGGGGGTCGATCGCTCGGGTGCGCACGTGGCTTCCCGTGGTGGCCGTGGCGCTCGCCGCGGGGCTCGCCGCCGTAGGCGGGTCGTACCTGTCAGTCGGTCGGCGGCCGGCCTTCGTCGCGACGCCGGTGGACCGCGTCGTCATCGCGGCCAGCCCCGAGGCGCTCGTGACCGTCGCGATCACGCAGTTAGGGACGCTCGGCCACCAGGTGGCCTTCCTGACGGCCATCGCGCTGACGTGTCTCCTCTTCGGGCTGTCGGCGCTGCCCGGCGTGTTGCTCCTCCGGGGACGCGAGCCCGTCCCCGACGCGCTGGCCCGCCGAAGCACCAGGGCTGTCGGCGGCGTGATCGCCGGGACGGTCCTGCCGGGCGCGCTCGCGTTCGGGCTGACGCGGTCGCCGGTCTCGAGCGCCGGCACCGCCGCCGGGGCCGGACTCGTCCTGCTGGTGACGGCCGGGACGGGTCTACTCGGCGCCGGCGCGGACGGCCCCCTCGGATCGCTGGGGCGGCGGCGCGTCCTCGGGGCCGTCGGGTCGGCGATCGGCCTGAGTGCGGTCGGACTCTTCGTCCGCGGGACCGGCGAGGAGTCATTTCCGCCGGCTCTCGAAATCCCCGAGGACGCCCGTCCCGAGGTCCGCGAGCTGCTCACGCGGGCGAAAGAGCAGTCCCTCGCCGTCGAGGGGCTCGAGCCACTGGTCAGCACGGACTTCTACGAGGTCGACATCGCCAACGTGAACCCCGACGTCGACCGCGGGGCGTGGTCGCTCTCGATCACGGGCGCCGTCGAGGAGGAAGCGGAGTACGACGTCTCGGACATCGAGGCCATGGAGACGGAGGATCGGTTCGTCACGCTGCGCTGCGTCGGCGATCAGTTGAACGGCCGGCAGATGGACACCGCCCTCTGGGGCGGCGTTCCCGTCGAGCGACTCCTCGAGGAGGCGAACCCTCGCGGCGACCGCGTCGTCCTGCACGGGGCGGACGGCTATTACAACGAGTTCCCGATCGACGCGCTCTGGCCGGGGTTGTTGGCCTACCGAATGAACGGGCGCCCGCTGCCGCGGGCACACGGCGCGCCGGTGCGCGCGCTCGTCCCGGGTCACTGGGGCGAGATCAACGTGAAGTGGCTGACCGAGATCGAGGTCCGCGACGAGGACACGATGGGCTACTGGGAACACCGCGGCTGGCACGGCACCGGTCCGGTCGAGACGGTCGCCAAGCTCTGGCAGGTCAACCGCCTGGGCGGCGGCCGCGTCGAGGTGGCCGGCCACGCCTACGCCGGCACCAGAGGGATCGAGGCCGTCGAGGTCTCGACCGACGGCGGCGACACGTGGGACGACGCCGAACTGTCCGATCCCCTCCCCGGCGAGGACGTCTGGCGACAGTGGCGCCACGAGTACGGAGCGTCGGGAACGCACGAGGTAATCGTCCGGGCACGCGACGGTGACGGGAACCGCCAGATCCCCGAGAAGGACGGCCCGAAGCCCGACGGGGCCACCGGCTGGGTCTCCGAGACCGTCGGACCGCAGTGA
- a CDS encoding carbohydrate ABC transporter permease: MSQKEPPGGIFGLSYDRETEFFEALKLISTAIIVLVGAWPIYWMTQLAFTEYETVENSITVFPTPDIFTLDNFTVITEPEMYTYMFNTVVVAIGTIVTVVIVSLLAGYGLARLEFPQKENFARILLIGYLFSPIVIGIPLYQIWRSIGLLGTRVGLIIALSAVSMPFAVWLMWKYIMTIPEAHEEAAWVDGASRWRGFRDVVVPQCRPAIIAAALFAFALAWNDFTFAQILLPQTDTTTFAPGILRAMGQAQFLPDAYLMAISLAMTLPPLLFAYFMQSYLLKGFQVRAL; encoded by the coding sequence ATGAGTCAGAAAGAACCACCGGGAGGCATCTTCGGCCTCTCGTACGACCGTGAGACCGAGTTCTTCGAGGCACTGAAACTCATCAGTACCGCGATTATCGTACTCGTCGGCGCCTGGCCGATCTACTGGATGACCCAGCTCGCCTTCACCGAGTACGAGACCGTCGAGAACAGCATCACCGTCTTCCCCACGCCCGACATATTCACGCTGGATAACTTCACGGTCATCACGGAGCCGGAGATGTACACCTACATGTTCAACACGGTCGTGGTGGCCATCGGGACCATCGTCACGGTCGTCATCGTCTCGCTGCTCGCCGGCTACGGCCTCGCGCGACTCGAGTTCCCGCAGAAGGAGAACTTCGCGCGGATCCTCCTGATCGGCTACCTCTTCAGTCCCATCGTCATCGGCATCCCGCTCTACCAGATCTGGCGGTCCATCGGGTTGCTCGGCACCAGAGTCGGGCTCATCATCGCGCTGTCGGCCGTCTCGATGCCCTTCGCGGTGTGGCTGATGTGGAAGTACATCATGACGATCCCGGAGGCCCACGAGGAGGCGGCCTGGGTCGACGGCGCCTCGCGCTGGCGGGGCTTTCGCGACGTCGTCGTCCCCCAGTGTCGACCGGCGATCATCGCCGCGGCCCTGTTCGCCTTCGCGCTCGCGTGGAACGACTTCACGTTCGCGCAGATCCTCCTGCCCCAGACCGATACCACGACGTTCGCCCCCGGCATCCTCCGGGCGATGGGACAGGCGCAGTTCCTGCCGGACGCCTACCTGATGGCGATCTCGCTGGCCATGACGCTGCCACCGCTGCTGTTCGCCTACTTCATGCAGAGCTACCTGCTGAAGGGATTCCAGGTCAGGGCCCTCTGA